Proteins from a single region of Mucilaginibacter daejeonensis:
- a CDS encoding endonuclease domain-containing protein, giving the protein MKNKIIPYNPKLKALAKELRQNMTLGEVLIWNELKGDKMLGFDFDRQRCIDRYIVDLYCKQLMLAIEIDGRSHENAETYENDVVRQQRLESFGITFLRFSEAEVRHDMFNVLRTIESTILLMVKNNNDIQLPKGFDRELLKRL; this is encoded by the coding sequence ATGAAGAACAAGATTATTCCATACAACCCCAAACTTAAAGCCTTAGCCAAGGAACTACGCCAAAACATGACCTTAGGTGAGGTGCTAATTTGGAATGAACTCAAAGGTGACAAAATGCTTGGCTTTGACTTCGACCGTCAGCGATGTATAGATCGCTATATCGTCGATCTCTACTGCAAGCAATTAATGCTCGCGATAGAAATAGACGGACGGTCGCACGAAAATGCGGAAACTTACGAGAACGATGTCGTTAGGCAGCAAAGACTCGAAAGCTTTGGCATCACGTTCTTACGCTTTAGTGAGGCGGAGGTAAGGCACGACATGTTTAACGTGCTACGAACGATCGAAAGCACCATACTGCTCATGGTGAAGAACAACAATGATATCCAACTTCCAAAAGGGTTTGACAGAGAACTCCTGAAAAGACTATAA
- a CDS encoding T9SS type A sorting domain-containing protein: protein MKKRFFDPGFEFIFSVGIMAALAIPQLIFAQDKNDKIREINITIKGNDTTFNGKNLKDMSAPEKQQALAEISKTVRPKGRLMPHGLGLSGIADSSRVRMYTFTTDSAWGGNRPNRMSFDMDMRREGTDRALFDRPIRVRTISLSNSQNFDYSHFDKSGINTHIRYRVSEAFPDVMKKMTGSEKSTLDLQDLLLSPQFSTGKTSISFTLPAKNAEVSFTDTDGKVIWKEKAMTATFSKTFNLGTNGVYYLVVKQGSNTAIKRVVKE from the coding sequence ATGAAAAAGCGTTTCTTCGACCCCGGGTTCGAGTTCATCTTCTCGGTAGGTATCATGGCCGCACTGGCCATTCCACAATTGATCTTTGCACAAGATAAGAACGATAAGATAAGAGAGATCAACATCACGATCAAAGGGAATGACACTACCTTCAATGGTAAGAACTTAAAAGATATGTCGGCTCCGGAGAAACAACAGGCCCTGGCCGAGATCAGCAAGACCGTTAGGCCCAAAGGCCGCCTGATGCCTCATGGTTTAGGGCTTTCGGGCATAGCCGACAGCAGCCGTGTGCGTATGTATACTTTCACGACCGATTCGGCATGGGGCGGTAACCGGCCTAACCGTATGTCGTTTGATATGGATATGCGCCGCGAAGGCACTGACCGGGCCTTGTTCGATAGGCCGATAAGGGTACGCACCATCAGCCTGAGCAACAGCCAAAATTTTGATTATAGTCATTTTGATAAAAGCGGGATCAATACTCACATTCGCTACCGTGTTTCAGAGGCATTTCCTGATGTGATGAAGAAGATGACCGGCTCGGAAAAAAGCACACTTGACCTGCAAGACCTGCTGCTATCTCCACAGTTCTCGACCGGTAAGACCTCGATCAGCTTTACCCTGCCGGCCAAGAACGCCGAGGTAAGCTTCACTGATACCGATGGCAAAGTGATCTGGAAAGAAAAAGCGATGACCGCTACCTTTAGCAAGACCTTTAACCTTGGCACCAATGGCGTATACTACCTGGTAGTTAAACAGGGAAGTAACACGGCTATAAAAAGGGTGGTCAAGGAATAA
- a CDS encoding sensor histidine kinase yields MKKRSIALIMGLMGFALLGVVAMQYFFLRQSFKQQSELFDRDVNDVLTTVRTKMERQDANRFVKSRVDSVSVNKTTVTTSSSTAEKLFGPTAEAAREKQQHDRRISLLRDSLQRLLVRSRLDDELYGQPQEDMVNVRMRVVEVTDENGYVYQRQLPPEITAIKKSRKLHKYDTAYYQYSDPQLGRQIVAVPQINPLWQREQNRKAKERRIAQIRQLLKDDSIGQSKHPEVTVMESLAAEYKKVGQPLKERIDRLWLDSLLRYEFANKGISMLFDYEVTTANNDSLIYTNAHDQSGKAPVFNTDDTYRSPIFTDVVNDPGQLKIRFPDKNAHIINTMTYMLSISGGLLLVLIFCFGFTLFSILRQKKISEMKTDFINNMTHEFKTPVSTIMIASEALKDKEIMEDKARVGRLADIIYEENARLGSHIERVLNIARIEKNDFKLDKQPIEVNELIMDVLSSMSLRLQKSNAHVEMHLDAEDAVIEADELHFSNVIFNLVDNAIKYSRDEPQLTITTLNKGNQLVIRVADKGIGMSRDQQAKIFEQFYRVPTGNLHDVKGFGLGLSYVNTIVKRLEGMISVRSEKEKGSEFELKFNVAA; encoded by the coding sequence ATGAAAAAAAGAAGTATAGCCTTGATCATGGGCCTGATGGGTTTTGCCTTATTAGGGGTGGTGGCCATGCAATATTTTTTTCTTCGCCAATCGTTCAAGCAACAAAGTGAACTGTTCGACCGGGATGTGAACGATGTGCTTACCACCGTGCGCACCAAGATGGAGAGGCAAGACGCCAACCGCTTTGTGAAAAGCAGGGTCGATAGCGTAAGCGTGAACAAGACCACCGTGACCACCTCCAGCAGTACGGCCGAAAAACTTTTTGGCCCGACGGCCGAGGCCGCCCGCGAAAAACAACAACACGACCGCCGCATTTCCTTGCTGCGCGATAGCCTGCAGCGCTTACTGGTACGCTCACGCCTTGACGATGAATTGTACGGCCAGCCACAGGAAGATATGGTGAACGTACGCATGCGCGTGGTGGAGGTGACCGACGAGAATGGTTATGTTTACCAGCGTCAGTTACCACCAGAGATCACCGCCATCAAAAAAAGCCGCAAGCTTCATAAATACGACACCGCATATTATCAATACAGCGACCCTCAGTTAGGGCGCCAGATCGTGGCCGTGCCGCAGATCAACCCGTTATGGCAGCGCGAGCAGAACCGTAAGGCTAAAGAACGCCGCATTGCCCAGATCAGGCAATTACTTAAGGATGATTCTATCGGTCAGTCGAAACACCCGGAGGTCACCGTTATGGAAAGCCTTGCCGCCGAATACAAAAAGGTGGGCCAGCCGCTGAAGGAACGTATCGATCGGCTGTGGTTGGATTCGTTGCTGCGCTATGAATTTGCCAACAAAGGCATCAGTATGCTATTTGATTACGAGGTGACCACCGCCAACAACGACTCGCTCATTTATACCAATGCGCACGACCAGTCGGGCAAGGCTCCTGTATTCAACACTGATGACACCTACCGCTCGCCCATTTTTACCGATGTGGTGAACGACCCCGGCCAACTAAAGATCCGCTTCCCTGATAAGAACGCGCACATCATCAACACCATGACCTATATGCTATCGATCAGCGGCGGGTTACTATTGGTGCTGATATTCTGTTTTGGGTTCACACTGTTCTCCATCCTGCGTCAAAAGAAGATATCGGAAATGAAGACCGACTTCATTAACAACATGACCCACGAGTTCAAGACCCCGGTATCTACCATTATGATCGCCAGCGAGGCTTTGAAGGATAAGGAGATCATGGAGGATAAAGCGCGCGTGGGCAGGTTGGCCGACATTATTTATGAAGAGAACGCCCGCCTGGGTAGCCACATAGAGCGGGTACTGAACATTGCCCGCATCGAAAAGAACGACTTTAAGCTGGACAAACAGCCGATAGAGGTGAACGAGCTGATCATGGATGTATTGAGCAGCATGTCGTTAAGGTTGCAAAAAAGCAATGCCCATGTGGAGATGCATTTAGATGCTGAGGATGCCGTGATCGAAGCCGATGAGTTGCACTTCTCGAACGTGATCTTTAACCTGGTAGATAATGCCATTAAATACAGCCGCGATGAACCCCAGCTCACCATTACTACCCTCAACAAGGGCAATCAACTGGTGATCCGCGTGGCTGATAAGGGCATAGGCATGAGCCGCGATCAGCAGGCCAAGATATTTGAGCAGTTCTACCGGGTACCTACCGGTAACCTGCATGATGTAAAGGGCTTTGGCTTAGGCTTAAGCTATGTGAATACTATTGTTAAACGCCTGGAGGGTATGATCAGCGTGCGGTCGGAAAAAGAGAAAGGCTCTGAGTTCGAACTCAAATTTAATGTTGCTGCATGA
- a CDS encoding response regulator transcription factor: protein MKRILLVEDDPNLGTLLQDYLQLKGKFDVVLCKDGEAGLREFTQQEFDLLILDVMMPKKDGFTLGKEIRKMNEHVPIIFATAKGMIEDKTQAFNLGGDDYITKPFRIEELLLRINALLKRSAAGAKEEEKATRFKIGKYDFDFTSQLITSDSGNQKLSTKEAALLRLLCLHQNQVLTREEALLNIWNDDNYFNGRSMDVFLSKIRKYLKDDPRVEIINVHGRGYKLLVN from the coding sequence ATGAAGAGAATACTACTTGTTGAAGATGATCCGAACCTGGGCACCCTATTACAGGACTACCTGCAATTGAAAGGAAAATTTGATGTGGTGCTTTGTAAGGATGGTGAGGCCGGTTTGCGCGAGTTCACCCAGCAAGAGTTCGACCTACTGATCCTCGATGTGATGATGCCCAAAAAGGACGGCTTTACCCTGGGTAAGGAGATACGTAAGATGAACGAGCATGTGCCCATCATCTTTGCCACGGCCAAAGGCATGATCGAGGACAAGACCCAGGCCTTCAACTTAGGCGGCGATGACTACATCACCAAACCTTTCCGTATCGAAGAATTGCTGTTACGCATCAACGCACTGCTCAAGCGTTCGGCCGCGGGCGCCAAGGAAGAAGAAAAGGCCACCCGCTTTAAGATCGGTAAATACGACTTTGATTTCACCTCGCAACTGATCACCTCCGATTCGGGCAACCAAAAACTATCCACCAAAGAGGCAGCCCTGTTACGTTTGCTTTGCCTGCACCAAAATCAGGTACTTACCCGCGAGGAGGCTTTGCTCAATATCTGGAACGACGACAATTACTTTAACGGCCGCAGTATGGACGTTTTTTTAAGCAAGATCCGCAAGTATTTAAAAGACGACCCCCGTGTCGAGATCATTAACGTACACGGGCGGGGCTACAAACTGCTGGTCAATTAA
- a CDS encoding M28 family metallopeptidase, whose protein sequence is MKKPLLFTLLASGIGLTAMAQESVDATAVQKIREEGLNHSQVMKTAFYLTDVAGPRLSGSPGLKKAQNWALDQLKSYGLANGKLEPWGKFGKGWQVNKNYAAITVPYYHAIIAIPKAWTGSTKGPVKGEVMLLKVDTVTDLPKYKGQLAGKIVIVDNNAPALVRSKTPDLSRYTDDELAKMAAATSTPAGGRRNAGNPQMAAFMANRARAAAKRNAISNFLQAENVALILSQGRGTDGTVFTTNGASYADTAKMALPELETSGEDYLRIVRLLRAGQKVQMEADVQTQFFTDDLKGYNVVAEIPGTDKKLKDQVVMIGGHFDSWHAATGATDNAAGSAVMMEAMRILKAIGFKPKRTIRVALWSSEEQGLFGSRGYVAAHFGKPDSAAKAERAKVSAYYNLDNGTGKIRGVYLQGNAAVGPIFQSWLEPFKDLGATTVTISNTGGTDHQSFDAVNIPGFQFIQDGMDYNTRTHHSNQDTYDRLVEDDLKQAATIIASFVYHTAQRAEMLPRKEAPKAGTN, encoded by the coding sequence ATGAAGAAACCATTACTATTCACGCTTCTTGCATCGGGTATAGGCCTTACGGCTATGGCCCAGGAATCCGTTGATGCAACGGCAGTACAAAAGATCCGCGAGGAGGGCCTTAACCACTCGCAGGTGATGAAGACCGCATTTTACCTAACCGATGTTGCCGGCCCACGTTTGTCTGGCTCACCAGGTTTGAAAAAGGCACAGAACTGGGCACTTGACCAACTAAAAAGTTATGGCTTAGCGAACGGCAAACTGGAGCCATGGGGTAAATTTGGCAAAGGCTGGCAGGTGAACAAAAATTATGCGGCCATCACGGTCCCGTATTACCATGCGATCATCGCCATCCCGAAGGCCTGGACCGGTAGTACTAAAGGCCCCGTTAAAGGCGAGGTGATGCTATTGAAGGTAGATACCGTTACCGATCTGCCTAAATATAAAGGTCAGCTGGCCGGCAAGATCGTGATCGTTGATAACAACGCCCCTGCACTGGTGCGCAGCAAAACTCCAGATCTTTCGCGCTATACTGATGATGAACTGGCTAAGATGGCCGCAGCTACGTCTACGCCTGCAGGCGGCAGGCGTAATGCAGGCAACCCACAAATGGCCGCTTTTATGGCTAACCGCGCAAGGGCTGCCGCCAAGCGCAATGCCATCAGCAACTTTTTACAAGCTGAGAACGTTGCGCTCATCCTGAGCCAGGGCCGCGGCACCGATGGTACCGTGTTCACCACCAATGGTGCATCATATGCCGATACCGCAAAAATGGCCTTGCCTGAGCTGGAGACCAGCGGCGAGGATTACCTGCGCATCGTACGTTTATTGCGTGCCGGCCAAAAAGTTCAAATGGAGGCGGATGTTCAGACCCAGTTCTTTACCGATGATCTGAAAGGCTACAACGTAGTGGCCGAAATACCAGGCACCGATAAAAAGTTGAAGGACCAGGTGGTGATGATCGGAGGGCACTTTGACTCATGGCATGCCGCTACCGGCGCTACCGACAACGCTGCGGGAAGTGCCGTGATGATGGAAGCCATGCGCATTCTGAAAGCCATTGGCTTTAAACCAAAACGCACCATCCGTGTAGCGCTGTGGAGTTCAGAGGAGCAGGGTCTGTTCGGTTCGCGTGGTTATGTGGCCGCACACTTTGGCAAACCCGATTCGGCGGCGAAAGCTGAGCGAGCCAAAGTATCTGCCTATTATAACTTAGACAACGGTACCGGTAAGATACGTGGCGTATACCTGCAAGGCAATGCAGCTGTTGGTCCTATTTTCCAAAGCTGGTTAGAGCCATTCAAAGACCTTGGCGCTACTACAGTGACCATCAGCAATACGGGAGGCACCGATCACCAGTCGTTCGATGCGGTGAATATCCCGGGCTTCCAGTTCATACAAGATGGCATGGACTACAATACCCGTACCCACCACAGCAACCAGGACACCTACGATCGCTTAGTGGAGGATGACCTGAAACAAGCGGCCACCATCATCGCCTCATTTGTGTACCACACCGCTCAACGTGCCGAGATGCTTCCACGCAAAGAAGCGCCAAAGGCCGGTACTAACTAA
- a CDS encoding group III truncated hemoglobin, with the protein MDIKGKDEIKLLVNDFYTKVRQDDLLGPVFADVVHDDWQPHLDKMYDFWNAALFGVPGFRGNPFARHAPLPITPKHFERWLELFNSTVDQHFEGPVATEAKSRALLMATVFQSKLSRMKDAFKVIV; encoded by the coding sequence ATGGACATCAAGGGTAAAGACGAGATCAAACTCCTGGTGAATGACTTTTACACCAAGGTACGGCAGGATGACCTGTTAGGACCGGTGTTCGCTGATGTGGTGCATGACGATTGGCAGCCTCACCTAGATAAGATGTACGACTTTTGGAACGCCGCCTTGTTCGGTGTGCCCGGTTTCAGGGGTAACCCTTTTGCACGGCATGCACCGCTTCCTATTACCCCAAAACATTTTGAACGCTGGCTCGAGCTATTTAACAGCACCGTTGACCAGCATTTTGAAGGGCCGGTAGCTACTGAAGCCAAAAGCCGGGCATTGCTTATGGCTACGGTGTTCCAGTCGAAATTGAGCAGGATGAAGGATGCCTTTAAGGTGATCGTGTAA
- a CDS encoding MarR family winged helix-turn-helix transcriptional regulator, which translates to MDLISELAELAMATRLKRLSERLAQDVNKIYKELDFDFEAKWFLVLELLSRRKVLSIVDIADELRLTHPAIVQFVDQMQKAKLITAKKDQIDGRKRMVCLTAKGKRMLDELAPVLALIKQEIQRLLSQADHNLLSVLGQIEDALDEENLYSRIKAHTGELAGARSKPNASDEA; encoded by the coding sequence ATGGACCTCATTTCTGAACTGGCCGAGTTAGCTATGGCTACGCGTTTAAAGCGGCTGAGCGAACGACTGGCACAGGATGTGAACAAGATATATAAAGAACTTGATTTCGACTTTGAGGCCAAGTGGTTCCTGGTGCTTGAGCTATTGAGCCGCCGCAAGGTGCTCTCGATAGTTGACATTGCCGATGAGTTGCGTCTTACGCACCCGGCCATCGTTCAATTTGTGGATCAGATGCAAAAAGCCAAACTTATTACGGCAAAAAAAGACCAGATCGACGGGCGGAAGCGCATGGTTTGCTTAACAGCCAAAGGCAAGCGTATGCTTGACGAACTGGCACCTGTACTGGCCCTGATCAAACAGGAGATACAACGCCTGCTCTCGCAAGCCGATCATAACCTGCTTAGCGTGCTGGGTCAGATCGAGGATGCCCTGGATGAGGAAAATCTCTACAGCCGTATCAAGGCCCATACGGGTGAGTTGGCCGGTGCCCGGTCAAAACCAAATGCCTCTGACGAGGCCTGA
- a CDS encoding HAD family hydrolase: MTQRPKALIFDMNGTMINDMDHHTRAWQRIFNEELGGNFTWDEVKAQMYGKNQEVLERVFGPQRFTAEEMTELSFAKERRYQEEYLPQLALLPGLDRFLERAYELQIPMAIASAAIPFNIDFVIHNLNIRHYFKAVVSADDVTFSKPHPETFLKAAELLGVDPVDCLVFEDVPKGAEAALNAQMPAVVLTTTHQKHEFVHLNNIIHFSADFTDPFYTTLLQ; encoded by the coding sequence ATGACACAACGACCCAAGGCTCTGATATTTGATATGAACGGCACCATGATCAATGACATGGATCACCATACCCGGGCATGGCAACGGATATTTAATGAAGAACTTGGTGGCAATTTTACCTGGGATGAGGTTAAAGCGCAGATGTACGGCAAGAACCAGGAAGTGCTGGAGCGCGTGTTCGGTCCGCAGCGATTTACTGCTGAGGAAATGACCGAATTATCCTTTGCCAAAGAGCGCCGTTACCAGGAAGAATACCTGCCCCAGTTGGCTCTGCTGCCCGGGTTGGACCGTTTCCTGGAACGTGCTTACGAGTTACAGATACCCATGGCTATCGCTTCGGCCGCCATTCCATTCAATATCGATTTTGTGATCCATAACCTGAACATCCGTCATTACTTTAAAGCCGTGGTAAGTGCCGATGATGTGACCTTCAGTAAGCCCCATCCGGAGACCTTTTTAAAAGCTGCTGAGCTGTTAGGGGTTGACCCGGTAGATTGCCTGGTATTTGAGGATGTACCCAAAGGGGCTGAGGCCGCTTTGAACGCCCAGATGCCTGCCGTAGTACTCACCACCACGCATCAAAAGCATGAATTCGTGCATTTGAACAACATCATACACTTCTCTGCAGATTTTACGGACCCTTTCTACACAACGCTGCTGCAATAG
- a CDS encoding phosphatidylglycerophosphatase A family protein, whose amino-acid sequence MKFSKIIASWGGIGYIKGGGTVAAAVTCLIIYLLRQQGSFEHLWVLPVAAVIITLIGIYTGDVVEADWGKDSSRVVIDEVAGQMISLLLLPLTNTNLVIGLLLFRFFDILKPLGVRKMEALKGGTGVMMDDVLAGVYANIVLQILVRVFNL is encoded by the coding sequence ATGAAGTTCAGCAAGATCATTGCCTCCTGGGGCGGTATCGGTTATATCAAAGGTGGTGGCACGGTGGCAGCGGCGGTAACGTGTTTGATCATCTATTTGCTCCGCCAGCAAGGTAGTTTTGAGCACCTTTGGGTGCTTCCGGTAGCGGCGGTCATCATCACGCTGATCGGCATTTACACAGGAGACGTCGTAGAGGCCGATTGGGGCAAGGACAGCTCGCGCGTGGTGATCGACGAGGTGGCCGGGCAAATGATCAGCCTACTGCTCCTACCGCTAACTAACACCAACCTGGTCATTGGCCTCCTCCTGTTCCGTTTCTTCGACATTTTGAAACCCTTAGGGGTACGCAAAATGGAGGCCTTAAAAGGCGGTACCGGTGTGATGATGGATGATGTGTTGGCAGGGGTGTACGCCAATATCGTTCTACAGATACTGGTTCGCGTATTTAACCTTTAA
- a CDS encoding DUF2442 domain-containing protein, whose product MPLFTSRKQQGNIKLSFQDDMLLVEKPDGKQQVFPLTFFPALMKATDEEKQNWEQTTTGIRWKDLNVDINI is encoded by the coding sequence ATGCCACTATTCACCTCACGTAAGCAGCAAGGCAACATCAAATTATCTTTTCAGGATGATATGTTGCTGGTGGAAAAACCTGACGGTAAACAGCAGGTATTCCCATTAACGTTCTTCCCGGCGCTGATGAAGGCCACGGATGAGGAAAAGCAGAATTGGGAGCAAACCACTACCGGCATAAGGTGGAAGGACCTGAATGTGGACATCAATATCTAA
- a CDS encoding YebC/PmpR family DNA-binding transcriptional regulator, with protein sequence MGRAFEFRKERKFKRWAKMAVQFTRLGKEIVMAVKDGGPNPESNSRLRTAMQNAKAVNMPKDRVEAAIKRASSKDEKDYEELVYEGYAPHGVAVLVETATDNTNRTVANVRSYFTKVGGALGKTGSLDFIFSRKSVFRFEPGERDLEELEFELIDAGLEELFVESDEEGKDVAVLHAAYEDFGKMQKTLEGMGIELKSAKLERIPLSTTEISETDAADVLKLIDKLEEDDDVQAVYHNMAE encoded by the coding sequence ATGGGAAGAGCATTTGAGTTCCGTAAGGAGAGAAAATTTAAGCGCTGGGCCAAAATGGCCGTGCAGTTCACACGTTTAGGCAAAGAGATCGTGATGGCCGTTAAAGATGGCGGTCCTAATCCCGAGAGCAACTCCCGCCTGCGTACGGCCATGCAAAATGCCAAGGCCGTGAACATGCCTAAAGATCGTGTAGAGGCGGCGATCAAACGCGCTTCAAGCAAGGACGAAAAAGATTACGAGGAATTAGTATACGAAGGTTACGCCCCGCACGGTGTGGCCGTACTGGTAGAGACCGCTACTGATAACACCAACCGTACCGTGGCTAACGTACGCAGCTATTTTACTAAAGTAGGTGGCGCGCTCGGTAAAACAGGTTCATTGGATTTCATCTTCAGCCGTAAATCGGTGTTCCGTTTTGAGCCGGGCGAACGCGATCTGGAAGAATTGGAATTTGAACTGATCGATGCCGGCCTGGAAGAGCTATTTGTGGAGAGCGACGAAGAAGGTAAGGACGTAGCCGTATTGCACGCTGCTTACGAAGATTTTGGCAAGATGCAAAAGACCCTTGAGGGCATGGGCATCGAGTTGAAGTCGGCCAAGCTGGAGCGTATCCCGTTATCGACCACCGAGATCAGCGAGACCGATGCAGCCGATGTATTGAAGCTGATCGACAAACTGGAAGAGGACGACGACGTACAGGCCGTGTACCATAACATGGCGGAGTAA
- a CDS encoding NAD-dependent epimerase/dehydratase family protein, which produces MSEKILVIGANGQIGTELVTALRARYGAEQVIASDINQPTTALREHGPYEYANVLEKESLLHVFKEHAPTQVYLLAAILSATGEQKPKLAWDLNMNGLIHVLDLAVEFKTAKVFWPSSIAVFGPHSPRIDTPQYCVMDPNTVYGFSKLAGERWCEYYHAKYGLDVRSIRYPGLISWKAAPGGGTTDYAVHIFHEAVKDGRYESFLTADTRLPMMYMDDAIRATLTLMDAPAERISIRSSYNLGGISFTPAELADAIRTEMPEFEISYADRDPRQAIADSWPQSIDDSYAQKDWDWQLRYDLQRMTAEMLKNLKNTLVL; this is translated from the coding sequence ATGAGCGAAAAGATATTAGTGATCGGCGCCAATGGCCAGATCGGTACCGAATTGGTGACAGCCTTACGCGCACGCTACGGTGCCGAGCAAGTGATCGCATCAGATATCAACCAGCCAACGACCGCCCTGCGCGAGCATGGCCCGTATGAGTACGCTAATGTGCTGGAGAAGGAGAGTCTGCTGCATGTTTTCAAGGAACATGCTCCTACACAGGTATACCTGCTGGCGGCCATACTATCGGCCACTGGCGAGCAAAAGCCCAAACTGGCCTGGGACCTTAACATGAACGGCCTCATCCATGTGCTTGACCTTGCGGTAGAGTTCAAAACGGCAAAGGTGTTCTGGCCAAGTTCTATCGCGGTGTTCGGTCCGCATTCGCCACGTATAGATACGCCTCAGTATTGCGTGATGGATCCTAACACGGTTTATGGTTTCAGTAAGCTGGCCGGCGAACGCTGGTGTGAGTACTACCATGCTAAATACGGGTTAGATGTCCGCAGTATACGCTACCCCGGCCTGATCAGCTGGAAGGCTGCCCCGGGCGGCGGCACAACCGATTATGCCGTACACATTTTCCATGAGGCCGTTAAGGATGGAAGATATGAAAGCTTCCTAACAGCCGATACGCGCCTGCCGATGATGTATATGGACGATGCAATACGCGCTACGCTGACGCTGATGGACGCCCCGGCCGAAAGGATCAGCATCCGCTCAAGCTATAACTTAGGGGGCATCAGCTTTACCCCAGCCGAACTGGCTGACGCGATCAGGACAGAGATGCCGGAATTCGAGATCAGCTATGCCGATCGTGACCCCCGCCAGGCCATTGCCGATAGCTGGCCTCAAAGCATTGACGATAGTTATGCTCAAAAGGACTGGGACTGGCAATTACGATACGACCTGCAACGGATGACCGCCGAGATGCTGAAAAATCTAAAGAATACTTTAGTTTTGTGA